The following coding sequences lie in one Cercospora beticola chromosome 9, complete sequence genomic window:
- a CDS encoding uncharacterized protein (BUSCO:EOG092646EZ): MSRPEDLLPPDIFYNDTESRKYTTSSRIKNIQASMTNRALELLDLDEPSFILDVGCGSGLSGEILSEDGHTWVGMDISSSMLAQALERDTEGDMFLADIGQGVPFRAGTFDAAISISAIQWLCNAETSDVSPEGRLKRFFDGLYASLKRGGKAVCQFYPKNQLQKSLISNAAIKAGFGAGILEDDPESKNVKYYLVLTVGGGDVRGAVQGMDGVDVLEREKKSQMKRGKEVKGSKSWIMRKKAQMEAKGKVVKSSSKYTGRKRKIAF, from the coding sequence ATGTCTCGCCCCGAAGATCTCCTCCCGCCAGATATCTTCTACAATGACACCGAATCCCGCAAATACACGACCTCGTCCCGAATAAAAAACATTCAAGCGTCCATGACCAATCGCGCCCTCGAACTTCTCGATCTGGACGAACCTTCATTCATTCTCGACGTTGGCTGTGGGTCTGGTCTATCTGGAGAGATTCTCTCTGAAGATGGGCACACATGGGTAGGAATGGACATTTCCTCCTCAATGCTTGCACAGGCTTTGGAGAGAGACACAGAAGGCGACATGTTTCTCGCAGATATCGGGCAAGGAGTGCCATTCCGAGCAGGAACATTTGACGCTGCGATCAGCATTTCAGCGATTCAATGGCTGTGCAATGCCGAGACATCGGACGTGAGTCCTGAGGGGAGATTGAAGAGGTTTTTTGACGGGCTATATGCTTCACTCAAGAGAGGTGGGAAGGCGGTGTGCCAGTTTTACCCAAAGAACCAATTACAAAAGTCCTTGATATCGAATGCGGCGATCAAGGCAGGTTTCGGAGCGGGTATTTTGGAAGATGACCCTGAGTCGAAGAACGTCAAGTACTATTTGGTGCTGACAGTAGGTGGAGGAGACGTCAGAGGCGCTGTGCAGGGCATGGACGGTGTCGATGTGctggagagggagaagaagagccaaATGAAGAGGGGGAAGGAAGTCAAGGGTAGTAAGAGCTGGAtcatgaggaagaaggcacAGATGGAGGCGAAGGGTAAGGTGGTGAAGAGCAGCTCGAAGTATACtggaagaaagaggaagatcGCGTTCTGA